The sequence below is a genomic window from Mus musculus strain C57BL/6J chromosome 4, GRCm38.p6 C57BL/6J.
GCGCGAGAAGGAGCAGTTCTGCGTCCGGAAAGTGAGGCCCTCCGAGGAGATGATAGAGCTGGAGAAAGAGCGGAGGGAGCTCATCCGGAGTCAGGCTGTGAAGAAGAATCCTGGCATCGCCGCCAAGTGGTGGAATCCTCCCCAGGAGAAAACTATTGAGGAGCAGCTGGACGAGGAACATCTGGAGTCGCACAGAAAGTACAAGGAGCGCAAAGAGAAAAGGGCCCAGCAGGAGCAGCTACAgttgcaacagcagcagcagcaacagctgcAACAGCAACAGCTACAACAACAACAGCTGCAACAGCAACAGCTGCAACAACAGCTGCAACAGCAGCAGCTGTCCACGTCCCAGCCCTGCACAGCCCCAGCTGCTCACAAACACCTAGATGGCATTGAACACACAAAGGAGGATGTGGTCACTGAGCAGATTGACTTCTCGGCTGCACGCAAGCAGTTCCAGCTGATGGAGAATTCCAGGCAGACACTGGCCAAGGGCCAGAGCACACCAAGGCTGTTCTCTATCAAGCCTTACTACAAACCTCTTGGATCCATCCATTCGGACAAGCCACCGACCATCTTGAGACCAGCTACTGTCGGGGGAACTCTGGAAGACGGCGGCACACAGGCAGCCAAGGAGCAGAAAGCTCCCTGTGTATCTGAGAGCCAGTCTGCAGGAGCCGGTCCAGCTAACGCTGCCACTCAGGGAAAGGAAGGGCCATACAGTGAGCCTTCGAAACGCGGGCCCTTATCTAAACTGTGGGCAGAGGATGGAGAGTTCACAAGTGCCCGGGCCGTCCTAACTGTAGTCAAAGATGAAGATCATGGGATTTTGGACCAATTTTCAAGATCGGTCAATGTATCTTTGACTCAGGAGGAGCTGGACTCAGGGTTAGATGAGTTGTCAGTGAGGTCACAGGATACCACTGTCCTGGAGACTCTGTCCAATGACTTCAGCATGGACAACATAAGTGACAGTGGAGCTTCTAACGAGACACCCAGTGCCCTTCAGGAAAACTCGCTGGCTGATTTCTCTCTGCCTCAGACCCCCCAAACAGACAACCCCTCCGAGGGCCGAGAAGGGGTCTCTAAGTCATTCAGTGACCATGGTTTCTATTCTCCTTCCTCCACATTGGGAGATTCTCCGTCCGTTGATGACCCCTTGGAATATCAGGCTGGGCTCCTGGTGCAGAATGCCATTCAACAAGCCATAGCCGAGCAGGTGGATAAGGCTGAGGCGCACACCAGCAAGGAAGGATCAGAACAGCAGGAGCCTGAAGCAACGGTAGAGGAAGCTGGAAGCCAGACACCTGGCTCTGAGAAGCCCCAGGGCATGTTTGCACCACCTCAGGTGTCCTCTCCTGTTCAAGAGAAAAGGGATATATTACCAAAGAACCTCCCTGCGGAGGACAGGGCACTCAGGGAAAAGGGGCCCTCCCAGCCACCCACGGCTGCGCAGCCCAGCGGTCCAGTCAACATGGAAGAGACCAGGCCTGAAGGAGGGTACTTCAGCAAGTATTCAGAGGCAGCTGAGCTGAGAAGCACAGCCTCCCTCCTGGCGACTCAAGAGTCTGATGTCATGGTTGGGCCCTTCAAACTGAGGTCAAGGAAGCAGCGGACTTTGTCCATGATCGAAGAAGAGATCCGGGCAGcccaggaaagggaggaggagctaAAGCGGCAGAGACAAGTGAGGCAAAGCACCCCAAGCCCCAGGGCCAAGAACGCCCCATCGCTGCCTTCTAGGACCACCTGCTACAAGACTGCTCCAGGTGAGTAGCAGCTACATCCTGCATCCAGGTGTCTGGGAAAGTGACTCCGTTCACGGTTCCATGCGGAGCCTCCGCTATGCTTTTGGCAAGAGGAGTTCGACAGCAGAGGTGTTAGGGTGTCGTCTGGGTCATGGTTGCTGTTCTCAGTGGATATGAGGGCTCCTTGCCTCTCAGTCAGCCTtgtcttgatttatttattgtacaaGCTTCCTCCCTTCACCCCTCGGAGGGCTGCATCTTGGCCAAGTGAGGCACAGACCTTGGCAGAGTGGGGCTGTTGTGCTTTCTGTGTCTTCAGATCAGTAACTGGACCTTCAAAAGCTATAGTTAAATTAAACCCATCAAATTTGGGGGATGTGTTGTGTTCTACTAACCCCTTTCAGGGTGCCGGCTTTCTTCCTAGCCGGGATGGTCTTAACTCAGGGTTGCAGGCTGCAGATACTCTGTCCATTTTCCTTTCAGTTGGGTTTGACTTCCTTTATGTGATCACAAACCAGTTACACTCATGT
It includes:
- the Pakap gene encoding paralemmin-2 isoform 8 (isoform 8 is encoded by transcript variant 8); this translates as MEMAEAELHKERLQAIAEKRKRQTEIEGKRRQLDEQVLLLQHSKSKVLREKWLLQGVPAGTAEEEEARRRQSEEDEFKVKQLEDNIQRLEQEIQALESEESQISAKEQIILEKLKETEKSFKDLQKSFSTADGASGWSTVLLQGDELTADPIGTNADMAIQKPPQLSEDANQLRSKQDNCGDSRLEPAASSLSPDHKNMEIGVSVAECKSVPGVTSTPHSKDHSSPFYSPSHNGLLADHHESLDNDVAREIQYLDEVLEANCCDSSVDGTYNGISSPEPGAAILVSSLGSPAHSVTEAEPTEKASGRQVPPHIELSRSPSDRMAEGERANGHSTDQPQDLLGNSLQAPASPSSSTSSHCSSRDGEFTLTTLKKEAKFELRAFHEDKKPSKLFEEDEREKEQFCVRKVRPSEEMIELEKERRELIRSQAVKKNPGIAAKWWNPPQEKTIEEQLDEEHLESHRKYKERKEKRAQQEQLQLQQQQQQQLQQQQLQQQQLQQQQLQQQLQQQQLSTSQPCTAPAAHKHLDGIEHTKEDVVTEQIDFSAARKQFQLMENSRQTLAKGQSTPRLFSIKPYYKPLGSIHSDKPPTILRPATVGGTLEDGGTQAAKEQKAPCVSESQSAGAGPANAATQGKEGPYSEPSKRGPLSKLWAEDGEFTSARAVLTVVKDEDHGILDQFSRSVNVSLTQEELDSGLDELSVRSQDTTVLETLSNDFSMDNISDSGASNETPSALQENSLADFSLPQTPQTDNPSEGREGVSKSFSDHGFYSPSSTLGDSPSVDDPLEYQAGLLVQNAIQQAIAEQVDKAEAHTSKEGSEQQEPEATVEEAGSQTPGSEKPQGMFAPPQVSSPVQEKRDILPKNLPAEDRALREKGPSQPPTAAQPSGPVNMEETRPEGGYFSKYSEAAELRSTASLLATQESDVMVGPFKLRSRKQRTLSMIEEEIRAAQEREEELKRQRQVRQSTPSPRAKNAPSLPSRTTCYKTAPGKIEKVKPPPSPTTEGPSLQPDLAPEEAAGTQRPKNLMQTLMEDYETHKSKRRERMDDSSYTSKLLSCKVTSEVLEATRVNRRKSALALRWEAGIYANQEEEDNE
- the Pakap gene encoding paralemmin-2 isoform 4 (isoform 4 is encoded by transcript variant 4) gives rise to the protein MAEAELHKERLQAIAEKRKRQTEIEGKRRQLDEQVLLLQHSKSKVLREKWLLQGVPAGTAEEEEARRRQSEEDEFKVKQLEDNIQRLEQEIQALESEESQISAKEQIILEKLKETEKSFKDLQKSFSTADGASGWSTVLLQGDELTADPIGTNADMAIQKPPQLSEDANQLRSKQDNCGDSRLEPAASSLSPDHKNMEIGVSVAECKSVPGVTSTPHSKDHSSPFYSPSHNGLLADHHESLDNDVAREIQYLDEVLEANCCDSSVDGTYNGISSPEPGAAILVSSLGSPAHSVTEAEPTEKASGRQVPPHIELSRSPSDRMAEGERANGHSTDQPQDLLGNSLQAPASPSSSTSSHCSSRDGEFTLTTLKKEAKFELRAFHEDKKPSKLFEEDEREKEQFCVRKVRPSEEMIELEKERRELIRSQAVKKNPGIAAKWWNPPQEKTIEEQLDEEHLESHRKYKERKEKRAQQEQLQLQQQQQQQLQQQQLQQQQLQQQQLQQQLQQQQLSTSQPCTAPAAHKHLDGIEHTKEDVVTEQIDFSAARKQFQLMENSRQTLAKGQSTPRLFSIKPYYKPLGSIHSDKPPTILRPATVGGTLEDGGTQAAKEQKAPCVSESQSAGAGPANAATQGKEGPYSEPSKRGPLSKLWAEDGEFTSARAVLTVVKDEDHGILDQFSRSVNVSLTQEELDSGLDELSVRSQDTTVLETLSNDFSMDNISDSGASNETPSALQENSLADFSLPQTPQTDNPSEGREGVSKSFSDHGFYSPSSTLGDSPSVDDPLEYQAGLLVQNAIQQAIAEQVDKAEAHTSKEGSEQQEPEATVEEAGSQTPGSEKPQGMFAPPQVSSPVQEKRDILPKNLPAEDRALREKGPSQPPTAAQPSGPVNMEETRPEGGYFSKYSEAAELRSTASLLATQESDVMVGPFKLRSRKQRTLSMIEEEIRAAQEREEELKRQRQVRQSTPSPRAKNAPSLPSRTTCYKTAPGKIEKVKPPPSPTTEGPSLQPDLAPEEAAGTQRPKNLMQTLMEDYETHKSKRRERMDDSSYTSKLLSCKVTSEVLEATRVNRRKSALALRWEAGIYANQEEEDNE
- the Pakap gene encoding paralemmin-2 isoform 6 (isoform 6 is encoded by transcript variant 6): MAEAELHKERLQAIAEKRKRQTEIEGKRRQLDEQVLLLQHSKSKVLREKWLLQGVPAGTAEEEEARRRQSEEDEFKVKQLEDNIQRLEQEIQALESEESQISAKEQIILEKLKETEKSFKDLQKSFSTADGASGWSTVLLQGDELTADPIGTNADMAIQKPPQLSEDANQLRSKQDNCGDSRLEPAASSLSPDHKNMEIGVSVAECKSVPGVTSTPHSKDHSSPFYSPSHNGLLADHHESLDNDVAREIQYLDEVLEANCCDSSVDGTYNGISSPEPGAAILVSSLGSPAHSVTEAEPTEKASGRQVPPHIELSRSPSDRMAEGERANGHSTDQPQDLLGNSLQAPASPSSSTSSHCSSRDGEFTLTTLKKEAKFELRAFHEDKKPSKLFEEDEREKEQFCVRKVRPSEEMIELEKERRELIRSQAVKKNPGIAAKWWNPPQEKTIEEQLDEEHLESHRKYKERKEKRAQQEQLQLQQQQQQQLQQQQLQQQQLQQQQLQQQLQQQQLSTSQPCTAPAAHKHLDGIEHTKEDVVTEQIDFSAARKQFQLMENSRQTLAKGQSTPRLFSIKPYYKPLGSIHSDKPPTILRPATVGGTLEDGGTQAAKEQKAPCVSESQSAGAGPANAATQGKEGPYSEPSKRGPLSKLWAEDGEFTSARAVLTVVKDEDHGILDQFSRSVNVSLTQEELDSGLDELSVRSQDTTVLETLSNDFSMDNISDSGASNETPSALQENSLADFSLPQTPQTDNPSEGREGVSKSFSDHGFYSPSSTLGDSPSVDDPLEYQAGLLVQNAIQQAIAEQVDKAEAHTSKEGSEQQEPEATVEEAGSQTPGSEKPQGMFAPPQVSSPVQEKRDILPKNLPAEDRALREKGPSQPPTAAQPSGPVNMEETRPEGGYFSKYSEAAELRSTASLLATQESDVMVGPFKLRSRKQRTLSMIEEEIRAAQEREEELKRQRQVRQSTPSPRAKNAPSLPSRTTCYKTAPGKIEKVKPPPSPTTEGPSLQPDLAPEEAAGTQRPKNLMQTLMEDYETHKSKRRERMDDSSVLEATRVNRRKSALALRWEAGIYANQEEEDNE
- the Pakap gene encoding paralemmin-2 isoform 2 (isoform 2 is encoded by transcript variant 2); translated protein: MEIGVSVAECKSVPGVTSTPHSKDHSSPFYSPSHNGLLADHHESLDNDVAREIQYLDEVLEANCCDSSVDGTYNGISSPEPGAAILVSSLGSPAHSVTEAEPTEKASGRQVPPHIELSRSPSDRMAEGERANGHSTDQPQDLLGNSLQAPASPSSSTSSHCSSRDGEFTLTTLKKEAKFELRAFHEDKKPSKLFEEDEREKEQFCVRKVRPSEEMIELEKERRELIRSQAVKKNPGIAAKWWNPPQEKTIEEQLDEEHLESHRKYKERKEKRAQQEQLQLQQQQQQQLQQQQLQQQQLQQQQLQQQLQQQQLSTSQPCTAPAAHKHLDGIEHTKEDVVTEQIDFSAARKQFQLMENSRQTLAKGQSTPRLFSIKPYYKPLGSIHSDKPPTILRPATVGGTLEDGGTQAAKEQKAPCVSESQSAGAGPANAATQGKEGPYSEPSKRGPLSKLWAEDGEFTSARAVLTVVKDEDHGILDQFSRSVNVSLTQEELDSGLDELSVRSQDTTVLETLSNDFSMDNISDSGASNETPSALQENSLADFSLPQTPQTDNPSEGREGVSKSFSDHGFYSPSSTLGDSPSVDDPLEYQAGLLVQNAIQQAIAEQVDKAEAHTSKEGSEQQEPEATVEEAGSQTPGSEKPQGMFAPPQVSSPVQEKRDILPKNLPAEDRALREKGPSQPPTAAQPSGPVNMEETRPEGGYFSKYSEAAELRSTASLLATQESDVMVGPFKLRSRKQRTLSMIEEEIRAAQEREEELKRQRQVRQSTPSPRAKNAPSLPSRTTCYKTAPGKIEKVKPPPSPTTEGPSLQPDLAPEEAAGTQRPKNLMQTLMEDYETHKSKRRERMDDSSVLEATRVNRRKSALALRWEAGIYANQEEEDNE
- the Pakap gene encoding paralemmin-2 isoform 1 (isoform 1 is encoded by transcript variant 1), coding for MEIGVSVAECKSVPGVTSTPHSKDHSSPFYSPSHNGLLADHHESLDNDVAREIQYLDEVLEANCCDSSVDGTYNGISSPEPGAAILVSSLGSPAHSVTEAEPTEKASGRQVPPHIELSRSPSDRMAEGERANGHSTDQPQDLLGNSLQAPASPSSSTSSHCSSRDGEFTLTTLKKEAKFELRAFHEDKKPSKLFEEDEREKEQFCVRKVRPSEEMIELEKERRELIRSQAVKKNPGIAAKWWNPPQEKTIEEQLDEEHLESHRKYKERKEKRAQQEQLQLQQQQQQQLQQQQLQQQQLQQQQLQQQLQQQQLSTSQPCTAPAAHKHLDGIEHTKEDVVTEQIDFSAARKQFQLMENSRQTLAKGQSTPRLFSIKPYYKPLGSIHSDKPPTILRPATVGGTLEDGGTQAAKEQKAPCVSESQSAGAGPANAATQGKEGPYSEPSKRGPLSKLWAEDGEFTSARAVLTVVKDEDHGILDQFSRSVNVSLTQEELDSGLDELSVRSQDTTVLETLSNDFSMDNISDSGASNETPSALQENSLADFSLPQTPQTDNPSEGREGVSKSFSDHGFYSPSSTLGDSPSVDDPLEYQAGLLVQNAIQQAIAEQVDKAEAHTSKEGSEQQEPEATVEEAGSQTPGSEKPQGMFAPPQVSSPVQEKRDILPKNLPAEDRALREKGPSQPPTAAQPSGPVNMEETRPEGGYFSKYSEAAELRSTASLLATQESDVMVGPFKLRSRKQRTLSMIEEEIRAAQEREEELKRQRQVRQSTPSPRAKNAPSLPSRTTCYKTAPGKIEKVKPPPSPTTEGPSLQPDLAPEEAAGTQRPKNLMQTLMEDYETHKSKRRERMDDSSYTSKLLSCKVTSEVLEATRVNRRKSALALRWEAGIYANQEEEDNE
- the Pakap gene encoding paralemmin-2 isoform 3 (isoform 3 is encoded by transcript variant 3); translation: MEIGVSVAECKSVPGVTSTPHSKDHSSPFYSPSHNGLLADHHESLDNDVAREIQYLDEVLEANCCDSSVDGTYNGISSPEPGAAILVSSLGSPAHSVTEAEPTEKASGRQVPPHIELSRSPSDRMAEGERANGHSTDQPQDLLGNSLQAPASPSSSTSSHCSSRDGEFTLTTLKKEAKFELRAFHEDKKPSKLFEEDEREKEQFCVRKVRPSEEMIELEKERRELIRSQAVKKNPGIAAKWWNPPQEKTIEEQLDEEHLESHRKYKERKEKRAQQEQLQLQQQQQQQLQQQQLQQQQLQQQQLQQQLQQQQLSTSQPCTAPAAHKHLDGIEHTKEDVVTEQIDFSAARKQFQLMENSRQTLAKGQSTPRLFSIKPYYKPLGSIHSDKPPTILRPATVGGTLEDGGTQAAKEQKAPCVSESQSAGAGPANAATQGKEGPYSEPSKRGPLSKLWAEDGEFTSARAVLTVVKDEDHGILDQFSRSVNVSLTQEELDSGLDELSVRSQDTTVLETLSNDFSMDNISDSGASNETPSALQENSLADFSLPQTPQTDNPSEGREGVSKSFSDHGFYSPSSTLGDSPSVDDPLEYQAGLLVQNAIQQAIAEQVDKAEAHTSKEGSEQQEPEATVEEAGSQTPGSEKPQGMFAPPQVSSPVQEKRDILPKNLPAEDRALREKGPSQPPTAAQPSGPVNMEETRPEGGYFSKYSEAAELRSTASLLATQESDVMVGPFKLRSRKQRTLSMIEEEIRAAQEREEELKRQRQVRQSTPSPRAKNAPSLPSRTTCYKTAPGPGGHTG